The Periophthalmus magnuspinnatus isolate fPerMag1 chromosome 15, fPerMag1.2.pri, whole genome shotgun sequence genomic sequence acacaacaacatcatcagTGACAATTTAGTGTACATTGCAACTTGTTAGTCATGTAAGAAAGTTATATACAGGATTCTTTGCTTTCACTAGAAAAATGTCTGTACCAGTTtgtgtgtgcccatgtgtcattcccCGTTTATCCTCGGTGTATCAGGTTagtctttttaaacagataatgacaaaaacataatcATATCCCAGATAAATTAATTTTGAATGTAATATCATTAGCTGTTACTGGCCATAACAGTAAGACAAATATAGGATATCAGAattacctaaaaaaaacaatccaTATGGAACCATCCCTAATGATTAGACTAATTTGAAAAAACAGTATAAGATGCCTAATCTTTATGACAAAGCTGAAGCTAGCGTATGATGTCAACAACAGTCACTACCCTGAGGCAATGCATGCACAACCCCCACTACAACATCCCACAACAGTGCTGTCCATGGATATTTAACCatctcaaataaaaaacatgagtcATTATTGTCCGGTGGCTCTTCTGACACTGATGAGCAGGGGACAAGATGAGACACAAGACTGCGTCCACGagaaatcatttattttaaaaaatgattgCGCAATCCTGTTTGCAGTTTTGGCCTAAGATatttttgtagttgtagttacAGGCCATTAaaaattttttgtttgtttgtatgttatATTAATCTATATAGGTATATAGTAGATCCAGCAATAGCTTTTTGTTTTAGATGTATTTGGGTAATTTTCATCAAGAAACATTCATACAATAATGTTAACTAACTTGGCAATATTACATTTGGTCcttttttaagagtaaaatgtatatttctTAGATATATGTCAAAATGCTGGTGTGCTAAGCAGATACAACAAAATTTTTAAATTAACAGTAATTCAGAACATCATAATATGTCATCATATTGAGTGGTGCTACAGCTCCGGATAGACAGTAGTCTACCTGTTTAGTCGAGACTGAATCTGAGTTGCATGGGTAAAAGAACTtgttgaagagagagagactcttTCTTCTCGTAATGTCTCCACACCATTCAGCACTGACTGTGGGCTACTGGGACAAGtctaaaagaataaaatagttgtcaaatattacatagtactgatataaaaaaaaatatctgcttAAGCACAACCTGAATTTGTGAGAGAGcagatagaggaggaggaggggatgaggGAAGTTCGTCATTACTAGATATGAGTTGTTCTTCTGCTTGGTCTGAGAGGAGGACTGTGCGGTGCCTTAGAAGATGGAGCAATAGGGCATTACACAAGCTCTGCTCCTCAATCATCCTGGAACCAGCGGGTACACTGTAAATGAAGACAATAGCTCAAAGTATTACCCAAATTCTAAAAACATTGCCAGTGCCATCTAGTGGAAGAAAGTCTAAACTGTAGCACAAGTTACTGGCATGATAACTGCACGTCTTGAGCTTGGAAAGTAAACTCCATGTATATCTAGATGTTAACACATGTGGTCAGGCTCTATGGAGCATGTGTGTGTCTTATTACATACATCTGCTAGagtatgtgaaatatgtgaatATTTATAGCAGTGCTTACAAGTCCAGGGGACATCAACAGTGTCACGTGTATTATGTAAGAGTCACAGCCACAGATTGAATGACACATATACAGAATACTGACTGCCACATACAGTAAGAGCTGCCAAACTGGAACACAAGGCAATGCTCAATCTGCAAAGAATTTTGAATGCATAACTTTATATTACCGACTCATTGTTTATttgctttataattataattctaTAGTTGTACTTGTAAAGTTAAGCATGATGAAACTGCATAAATCCTGCCTATTCATTCGTTATTTCACTAATGTTCTAAACCTAGCCTACAAGTTCAGACAActttcaaatgtgtgaatatttAAAAGAATGAAACTATTTTAGTTTGTGTTGATTCCTGAGCGTGTGTAATTGTGAGCGTGCCTCCCATGAGATTGCATTTGTTTACGGTGAGGAGTGACATCTATAAACAGATAGCGTGAGCAGGAACCTCCCCAGTGCACTGCGGTATCAAACCTCTCCACACCCATTTCCTTAAGGCAAAAATGGCTACACCCCAGTTTGGCATTGCAGGGATTCAAAAATATAACCACAACTGACCTAAAGGCCAAGTTTTTTCCCTATTGCACAGGTCACTGAGAAGACTTTAGTAAGACCTTTCCAGTATTATCTGGAACATGTAATTTAACACCTACACCACTCAACTGGATGTCAGCATGCTCCTTGTTTATAATGATGAATGTTGGGAACACTGTGTGTGAGTTTCCTATGGAGAGAATGTCCAATTAAGAACCATTACTTACTGAAAAATACAGGGTCCAAAAATGGTAGCCAGGTTTTCCATTGGCATATGATTTGATTGGCTGAACATGGCCACTCTGGACAGGAAGTTTATTAAGTAAGACAAGACAATAAGATTGTCAGTGGGAAGGTACTGAAGATTTTCTTTCAAAGTTTGATTTGTCCAGGTGTCATCTGCATTTCCTGGGAGGGTGAGAAAATAAAGAGACagacattaaaaaacaacaacaaaaacattaaaatatgtttccaactgggacatttttgaaaCATCAACTTTGCTACAGAAATCTTCCAAACAACTAAGCGGTCAAAGGTCAAGTATTGTTATATTGTCAAATCAAAGGTTAATTAATATTGTCTCTGTCTACTTTTCAGTACCTTTAAGACAATGGATGAGCTGTTGGCGGTGACTTTCAGGGACTATGGGAATAGGTAACTCTCGAAAAAACAGTTTAAGAAGAGACGCCACCGTTGAGATATCTCCATCATTCTGGAGATCaaccctctcccctctgtcccacCGCTGCTTCAGTGTCCTCATCCGTACTACAGAACCACATAATCGAAAAAGACCTCTGTGCTGCAAGCCTGTTACCAAAAGATATCATGATTAATACTATAAttcaagtgcatatgacagattagacCACTTACTTCACTAAAACATACTTAACATCATTTTTAGGCCACATGTGTGGTCTAAAAATGATGATATATATAatctactcctctctcctcaccctccgcgggtggtttcatcccctcttttccacGGTCAGGACCTCTCTAGTtctacagtatctttgctgtttctagtattgcacttttctggatggagatgtctgatgtttttttcctgggatctgctgtagccactcctccagtttgggggtcactgccccgagtgctccgatgaccacaggcaccattgataccttcaccttcaccttcagcccctggtatttctctagtttctcatgttcctttttcctgacgTTCCCGTCACTTTGTACagcagtgtatgtgtgtgtacagcaCAACGGCTTTACTCTGTTGTTTATctaccaccacaatgtccggttgtttcgccatcaccattctgtcagtctgtatctggaagtcctacagcatcttggctcgatcattctccactacctttggaggtatttcccaccttgacctttcCAGTCcttactctgcacagatgtttctgtacactatacCCACCACTTGGTTTTGCCACTTTGTAtactttccctgccagcatcttacaccctgcagttatgtgctggattgtctcaggggcctctttgcacagcttACACCTCTGGTGCTCAagacctgctcctgtgcagccaggatgagtgcctctgcgctgtccttcagtccagctttctcaagccattggtaggatttctcgAAATCTGCCTCGGGCTTgcccttccatgatggttcctccaggacctcttcctctgcactccactatCTGAGACATTcgcacgtcatctgttggggccttgtccttgatagACTTGTCATTTGCACTCATCATTGTATGAGGTATTGCTCATTGCGCCCCAAGGGGATTTAAACCCCATGTGAAAGAACCCGGGGCCCCCATGTGAAAGTCAGATGGCTTACCAGTTGAGCTaaccatatatatatagagagagagagagtgcaagTGAAATGATTACCATTGTTATTAAGGTATTCCACCATGTCTTTCAGAACAGCAGGGACTCCACACACCATCTGCCCGTCTTCCTTCAGTGTTTCCAGGGCAACACCAAACACAGAACCCACCTCTGTCCGGTTGGAAACTAAAGGCTCCGGGCTGACTTTGGCCGTGGACCGCAAAACCTTTACTGAAGAGGCGTCACTCTGAAATCGGCAGAGGTGGAAAgaatacaaaaaatgtacacTTAAGTCAAAGTAGAGCTAAATGTCTAAAATGTACTAAATTACAAGTACAAGCACTGCTGCCaaattacttgagtaaaagtataagGTACATTCAAAATATGACTCACTGTACTAATCACTCTTTTACACAGTTTTAGTAGAATGTTAGATCAGTCTTATACAAGGACAAAACATAGCCTTCATTCTGCAATTCACTTAAACcataaaaaatgaagaaacagAGTAATGGATTGTAGCAAGTTTTGTTAAGAGTAACAGTAACATTAGACATGAGCCCACCAGTATCGACATTAGACACAAGAATATTTAAGATAAAGAGCTCAAACTTACACACAGCGACACGGAGGCGCTCGCTCCCATGTTCAGCTCCTCTCCGACATGTTACGCGCTCTATGCTGTTTTAAAAGAGCTTTACGCGCACTTTACTGTTTCAAAAGAGCGCAGTGCTACGGACATGGtcctttaaaatgcactttactGTTTCAAAAGAGCGCGGTTTACGGACATTGTCCTTTAAAATACACCCAAGACTTAACGCCATCCTACAAGCTCAGCTATGacccaaaaaacaaattaaaaacatagaTTAAGCTTGGTAGAGCCGAGCTTTCCATGATCCCTGTAACTAGAGGGGAATTGTTTATGTTGTTGGTCACGTGGTGCGTCATGCGTAACCATGGCGACGAGAGGCAGGGCTTGCCTTTGGAGAAAGGATGCTCAGAAGGAAGGCCTCATGACTGGGCAAATAGGAAGCCTTTAGAAATAGAAAATAGAAGTTGATAGTACTGATGTTATTCCACATTAAAATTTAGAGGgtattttagcatttttattgcCATGTTTTAAATACGATACAAAAATCAAGTGAACATTAACAAAACACTGGCATATAAAAAGAACAGCATTAATAAAAAGAGACAGCACAGTAAATGCTGTGCTAGACGTGCCTACAATGTCCATCAAATACAGTTTTAAGTGGTCTATTTAAGACACATTCAAGTAATTCTAAAACCCtactgcaaaacaaacaaatgtagtCAACTTTCCTTATGGGGAACATGTAATTTTACAGAAGGCCAGTGTGTGCATCTATGAGAAAGTTTGTGCATAAAAACTTCAGCTAGGCTATAACAAAAGACATCAGACATCAGAGCCCACACCATGAACACATTTACATGGGCTCACACAAACAGATGCACAACCCTATTACATGTACTCGAGGCTATATAGAAACCATAAGAATAAAGGAAAAGTCAGCCTGTTATAACACATGTAGGGAGAGGCTGTGCTTGCTGTGCCACAGTTGTGAGGTTGAAATATATGTAGGGCAAGTTAATGAAATTAATAAGTAgttcaaagaaaaataaagaaatgatttCCCATTGTTCCAATAGGCATTGTGTTACATCCTTTGGTATGATTCAAAATATTACAGAATGaagtaaaaacacatgaatgaaGCTCTCGTcataagtaataaaaaaaaaaaaaaaaaaaaaaaaaaaaaaaaaaaaaaaaactctatgtGATTAATTCTTGCATGCCATTGCATATACGTTTTCTGTCATCATATTTGCATTAACACTCAGTGGTTTTAGTGTTCCAGCAGTAGATACAGTGTGTGCATAACAGCACAAAATCAAATGTCATAAATAGAGTGTTTAGGAATTCTTTACAAataaggcaataaaaacacagctaACTGTGAAAAAGCTTTGCAGTGTCTAGTATCAACCTGAGAAATGCAGGCAAAGAACAGTTCAACAAATAAGCCTGTATTTCAGAATGTCTGGCAATTATTTTGGTATCATAATAAGACCCTGAATTCCCCTCCtaacatataaaaatattctTCTCAGAAGATCATTCATGTCAGCTCCATCAGCAGAGTTTGTCTGGGCAGTGGAcagtttctataataaaaagtTATGCGTTTATGCTACTGAGATCACTTTGTCACAGGTGCTGGTGTACTGGATGTCTGACTTGGCATTCTCAACATTCTTCCTGTTCCAGCAGGGAAGGGTGaggacaaataaaataaaggcaCCAAGGACCACACAGGtcccactgaaataaaatgcCAAATCATAGGACTGTGTCCAGTCAAAGAACCAACCTGGAAAAGAATAGAAACAATAATTTTAGTGAAGGGAATAAATGTGTGCACTGCTCAAGAATACAGTCTATTAGTTATAGGATTCCCTACCTACAACAGGAGGTCCCAGCATGATCCCAAAGCCTCCAAAGAACATAAGGATGCCATGAGCTTGGGTCAGTCTGTCCAGGCCCACGATCTTAGTGGTAATGTAGGAGGTGAGGGACCAGTTCCCAGAAAAGAAGCCAAGCACCGCAGTGAGGATCTGCAGTCCCACATAACTCTTGGTAATGGGGATGAGGAAGAGTGCCAGCCCTCCTGCAAACATGGTGAAGCCATACAGATAGATGCTGTTGATCCATCTGAGGTCAACCAGCATGCCCAACACTAGTTTACCCACACAGGTGGCAATGGCACCTATGGAAACCAGGGGAATGATACTAACTTCTTCGATCAGTCCCTCACTTTGAGCAACATCTTCAATAAACAGGACAGGTGGAAATGCTCCAAGGCTGAATAGGAATATAGCAATGCAAAAGGCCACCATGGATTGGTCCTGTAGAATTTCATACATGGAGTAGATATACTTAGAGTAAGCCTGTTGcttctttttaatcattttcatGATGACAAAGCCAGACATGCAGCAGCCTTTCTTTGTCTCCATCTGAACAGCCAAGTCCTTGGTGTCTATAGAGATGAGCAGCTCTTTGACTGTAGGTGGGGTGGTTATGGAGGAGCCAGTCATAATTTTCACATCCTCTAGAGGAGGCTTCTCCAAAAGCTGCTCCCCAGTGTTGCGCTCCAGTGCtgccttctgtttgaggtagtAACCGGGCATGTTCAGCGGCCTCATGAAGCCAGCACAGGCCATGAGGTTCAGAGCAATGGCACCAATGATGAGCAGGCAACCATCCAAGCCAAAAAGCACCATCAACTCATTCTGTGCAGTGGCATAAATGAATGCTCCAACACTGGTCCCTGTGTAAACAGAAGCAAGACTGAGAACCGGTATTTGTGAAAACTAAAACCCCTTCCTAAATTTACAATGCACTCACTAAAACATCAGTAAATATTGGCATAGTTGTACTCATCAGCAGAAGTCTACACTTTTAAAGCTTTTTAGAATCTGAGCCACCAGACCTGGTTGGTAGTCCAGCTGACTAGCGCAGCCTTCTGTCATGACTACTCTGCAAATGTTTACCTTGGATCTTTCTCCCAGCAGCCCATGCATGAAAGAGGTAAACATGGAGAAGTTGTACATCCCAGAGCTGTGTGCAGAGGAAGGGCAGTAGTACCTGTGGTGACAATGCCGAGGGCTAGGCCACGCCTCTTGTCGAAATACTGACATGTGATTGTTAAAGTAGCAGCATAGACCAGACCACAGCCCAGGCCtgggacaaagaaagagagaggagaataggttttgttgttattatcattgttaTGACTGACTAGTTTTATATTTAGAATGATCAAAGTGTGGCAGAGGCAGTAAACAAGGTGCAAAGAGTGTGACAGCAATTCATCCAAGGGCATCTCTAAAAATAAAGGATGTAACACGGGTGGGCTCCCTCTGTTCAGCTGTGTATCCCCCAAATACACTGAGCTCCATGGGTGGCGACAGAATACAATTTACCCTTTTTAGACAGGTAATGTCATTTACAAATATCAGTAATGTAATAATATGGTCGTTTAGGCTAAGATAAGGTTGCATTTATTGCATAACAGTTGAACCTGTCCTTTATGATTACCATCATACCATAATTTGCAGGATGGATAAGGCACTTTATTGACATGAACCACTCCCATTGCGTGTCAATAATGTCTGATGTCTAACTGTGCAgagcatttgatttttacaaaatagaacaaagaaaagaacaataataTTTATCACAATAATCATTTCTTACCGACAACAATGCCGTATGAAAAGATAAGGAATTGGACATTGGGAGCGAAGGCACTGAGCATCAGGCCTCCAGCCACCATTACACCACTGAAGACAGTCACAGGGCGGGCTCCAAAGTTTTCTACACAAGCACTGCAGACAGGACCTGAGGGAGAGATGCAGATAAGTCAGTAAACTCAAGAATATATTTCTGAGTGTGCAGAGCAGGAAGCAAGAAACTGTTTGTCCATCGGAGttttagggctgcacaatagaaaaacataatataaatcaGTGATGAAGCTATATACAGCCAATAACACCGCTCAAGACACATTAGAAGTGGTGATGCATGTGATCAGAGCTTCATATCCTAAGGCGACTCAATTAACATGACATATACAGCAGTGGCAGCTTCTAGGCAGAGCAGTGAGTGCAGTAGGAATGTGCAGTGTGACACAGAAGACACGTGTTCAGTGCACATCCACAGGTCCTCAGCCGATGTGCACAGTCATGATTTTTAACCTCCCTTCAGGGAAAAGAGGTCCTGGCAGCCTGACAGGCGCTATCTTTATACAAGTGACACAAATACACCCCGACTGTGTCTCGGCCTTCCACAGGGCTCACATTAAGTTTAAGTGATCCTTCAACATTCAAACC encodes the following:
- the LOC117382332 gene encoding monocarboxylate transporter 9-like; this translates as MASSKALDGGWGWAIVAASFMAQLLAYGSPQSVGVLYPEWLHTFQEGKGMTAWVGSLVAGVGLIASPVCSACVENFGARPVTVFSGVMVAGGLMLSAFAPNVQFLIFSYGIVVGLGCGLVYAATLTITCQYFDKRRGLALGIVTTGTSVGAFIYATAQNELMVLFGLDGCLLIIGAIALNLMACAGFMRPLNMPGYYLKQKAALERNTGEQLLEKPPLEDVKIMTGSSITTPPTVKELLISIDTKDLAVQMETKKGCCMSGFVIMKMIKKKQQAYSKYIYSMYEILQDQSMVAFCIAIFLFSLGAFPPVLFIEDVAQSEGLIEEVSIIPLVSIGAIATCVGKLVLGMLVDLRWINSIYLYGFTMFAGGLALFLIPITKSYVGLQILTAVLGFFSGNWSLTSYITTKIVGLDRLTQAHGILMFFGGFGIMLGPPVVGWFFDWTQSYDLAFYFSGTCVVLGAFILFVLTLPCWNRKNVENAKSDIQYTSTCDKVISVA